A genome region from Streptomyces pratensis includes the following:
- a CDS encoding cysteine hydrolase family protein — MEIAENAALVVVDVQQGFEEEAYWGPRDNPEADRNIAELIDTWQATGRPVVFVRHDSTERDSPLREGHPGNAFKKYVEERRGRGAGPELFLTKSVNSAFYGAPDLDAWLREAGIRQFVVAGIQTNMCAETTARMGGNLGYEVFFALDATYTFDGVGPWGWKLSARELSRATAVTLHGGGFASVVRSEELVAAAK; from the coding sequence ATGGAGATCGCGGAGAACGCAGCGCTGGTGGTCGTGGATGTGCAGCAGGGATTCGAGGAGGAGGCGTATTGGGGACCGCGTGACAACCCGGAGGCCGATCGGAACATCGCGGAACTGATCGACACCTGGCAGGCGACCGGCCGGCCCGTCGTCTTCGTGCGGCACGACTCGACGGAGAGGGACTCGCCCCTGCGGGAGGGACATCCGGGGAACGCGTTCAAGAAGTATGTCGAGGAGCGGCGGGGAAGGGGCGCCGGGCCGGAGCTGTTCCTGACGAAGTCGGTGAACTCCGCGTTCTACGGGGCACCCGATCTGGACGCCTGGCTGCGGGAGGCCGGGATACGGCAGTTCGTCGTGGCGGGGATCCAGACGAACATGTGCGCGGAGACGACGGCGCGCATGGGCGGCAATCTCGGCTACGAGGTGTTCTTCGCGCTCGACGCGACGTACACCTTCGACGGGGTCGGGCCGTGGGGCTGGAAGCTGAGCGCCCGGGAGCTGTCGCGGGCCACCGCCGTGACGTTGCACGGCGGTGGGTTCGCGAGCGTGGTGCGCAGCGAGGAGTTGGTGGCCGCGGCGAAGTAG
- the proC gene encoding pyrroline-5-carboxylate reductase: MTQTVAVLGTGKIGEALLSGMIRAGWRARDLLVTTRRPERAEELRTRYGVEAVTNAEAAKNADILILAVKPQDMGRLLEELAPHVAADRLVISAAAGITTAFIEDSLAAGTPVVRVMPNTPVLVDEGMSVISAGSHATAGHLDHAESIFGGVGKTLRVPESQQDAATALSGSGPAYFYFLVEAMTDAGILLGLPRAQAHDLIVQAAIGAAVMLRDSGEHPVKLREAVTSPAGTTISAIRELENHGVRAALIAALEAARDRSRELATGNG; this comes from the coding sequence ATGACCCAGACCGTCGCAGTCCTCGGTACAGGAAAGATCGGCGAGGCCCTGCTCAGCGGCATGATCCGGGCAGGCTGGCGGGCCCGCGACCTGCTGGTGACCACCCGCCGCCCCGAGCGCGCCGAGGAGCTCCGCACCCGCTACGGCGTCGAGGCCGTCACGAACGCCGAGGCCGCCAAGAACGCCGACATCCTCATCCTCGCGGTCAAGCCCCAGGACATGGGCAGGCTCCTCGAGGAGCTCGCCCCCCACGTCGCCGCCGACCGCCTCGTCATCAGCGCCGCCGCCGGCATCACGACCGCGTTCATCGAGGACAGCCTCGCCGCCGGCACCCCGGTCGTACGCGTCATGCCGAACACTCCCGTCCTGGTGGACGAGGGCATGTCCGTCATCTCCGCGGGCAGTCACGCCACCGCCGGGCACCTCGACCACGCCGAGTCGATCTTCGGCGGAGTCGGCAAGACGCTCCGCGTCCCCGAGTCCCAGCAGGACGCGGCCACCGCGCTCTCCGGTTCGGGCCCCGCGTACTTCTACTTCCTCGTCGAGGCGATGACCGACGCCGGCATCCTGCTAGGCCTGCCCCGCGCCCAGGCCCACGATCTGATCGTCCAGGCCGCCATCGGAGCGGCGGTCATGCTCCGGGACAGCGGCGAACACCCGGTCAAGCTCCGCGAGGCCGTCACCAGCCCGGCCGGCACGACCATCAGCGCCATCCGCGAGCTCGAGAACCACGGCGTGCGGGCCGCCCTCATCGCCGCCCTCGAAGCCGCCCGCGACCGAAGCCGCGAGCTGGCCACGGGCAACGGCTGA
- a CDS encoding ABC transporter permease has translation MSTDAPALSPARTLATAGRVLRQLRHDPRTIALLLVVPVLMITLLRYVFDADAGTFDAIGASLLGIFPLITMFLVTSIATLRERTSGTLERLLAMPLGKGDLIAGYALAFGAVAVAQSVLATAMSVWVLGLDVVGSPWLLLLVALLDALLGTALGLFVSAFAASEFQAVQFMPAVIFPQLLLCGLFTPRDRMHPVLETVSDVLPMSYAVDGMNQVLTHTDITADFYRDILVVAGCALLVLCLGAATLRRRTT, from the coding sequence ATGAGCACCGACGCCCCCGCACTCTCCCCGGCCCGGACCCTCGCCACCGCGGGACGTGTCCTGCGCCAGCTCCGCCACGACCCCCGCACCATCGCGCTGCTGCTGGTCGTCCCGGTCCTGATGATCACGCTGCTGCGCTACGTCTTCGACGCCGACGCGGGGACCTTCGACGCCATCGGCGCCTCGCTGCTCGGGATCTTCCCGCTGATCACGATGTTCCTGGTGACCTCGATCGCCACCCTCCGCGAACGCACCTCCGGCACTCTCGAGCGCCTGCTCGCCATGCCCCTCGGCAAAGGCGACCTGATCGCCGGCTACGCACTGGCCTTCGGCGCCGTCGCGGTGGCCCAGTCAGTCCTGGCCACCGCCATGTCCGTCTGGGTCCTCGGCCTGGACGTCGTCGGATCCCCCTGGCTGCTGCTCCTGGTCGCCCTGCTCGACGCGCTCCTGGGCACGGCGCTCGGCCTGTTCGTCTCCGCCTTCGCGGCCTCGGAGTTCCAGGCCGTGCAGTTCATGCCCGCGGTGATCTTCCCGCAGCTCCTGCTGTGCGGACTGTTCACCCCACGCGACCGGATGCACCCCGTGCTCGAAACCGTCTCCGACGTCCTGCCGATGTCGTACGCCGTCGACGGGATGAACCAGGTCCTCACCCACACCGACATCACCGCCGACTTCTACCGCGACATCCTGGTCGTCGCCGGATGCGCCCTGCTCGTCCTCTGTCTGGGCGCGGCCACCCTCCGCCGCCGCACCACCTGA
- a CDS encoding ABC transporter ATP-binding protein, which yields MMNSLRTGNAGAVEARALTVVRGDRTVLRGLGFTVEKGRITGLLGPSGCGKSTLMRAVVGTQAEVTGTLDVLGRPAGHPSLRPRVGYVTQAPSVYTDLTVRQNLDYFAAVLRPGRRNRASREETVTRAIGDVDLARHSDALAGNLSGGQLSRVSLAVALLGTPELLVLDEPTVGLDPVLRRDLWDLFHSLATDRGTTILVSSHVMDEAERCHRLLLMREGAILADDTPDALRARTGSATVEEAFLHLVDEAATAEAEAAAPARQETTR from the coding sequence ATGATGAATTCTCTGCGTACCGGGAACGCGGGGGCCGTCGAGGCACGCGCCCTGACCGTCGTACGAGGAGACCGCACCGTCCTGCGCGGCCTCGGCTTCACCGTCGAGAAGGGACGGATCACCGGCCTCCTCGGCCCCTCCGGCTGCGGGAAGTCCACGCTGATGCGCGCCGTCGTCGGCACCCAGGCCGAGGTCACGGGAACGCTCGACGTCCTCGGGCGCCCTGCGGGCCACCCGTCCCTGCGGCCCCGCGTCGGCTACGTCACCCAGGCACCGTCGGTCTACACGGACCTCACCGTGCGACAGAACCTGGACTACTTCGCGGCCGTGCTCCGGCCCGGCCGCAGGAACCGCGCCTCCCGTGAGGAGACCGTCACCCGCGCCATCGGCGACGTCGACCTCGCCCGTCACTCCGACGCCCTCGCCGGCAACCTCTCCGGCGGCCAGCTCAGCCGCGTCTCCCTCGCGGTCGCCCTGCTCGGCACGCCCGAACTCCTGGTCCTCGACGAGCCGACCGTGGGCCTCGACCCCGTGCTGCGCCGCGACCTGTGGGACCTCTTCCACTCCCTCGCCACCGACCGGGGGACCACGATCCTCGTCTCCTCCCACGTCATGGACGAGGCCGAGCGCTGCCACCGGCTCCTGCTCATGCGCGAGGGCGCGATCCTCGCCGACGACACCCCCGACGCCCTCCGCGCCCGTACCGGATCCGCCACCGTCGAAGAGGCGTTCCTCCACCTGGTGGACGAAGCCGCCACAGCCGAAGCCGAAGCCGCAGCACCCGCCCGCCAGGAGACGACCCGATGA